One segment of Nocardioides sp. QY071 DNA contains the following:
- a CDS encoding PAS domain S-box protein, producing the protein MLIVDDSPELRAVVGARLRASGLFDVVGEGGDGGAALMLAHEHQPDLVLLDTSMPVLDGLECLPLVLAVSPESKVVMYTGFGAAGLADRARELGATDFVEKSAPLDVLVDRLWSHVADPLAPPVPSGPRGRPLRLARLDDPAPQAQRVLDEHLERYREVFDQATIGMATMTLNGSIVRANRALVEMVGRPAQDLVGLDYGVLTREHGDQLDDALARVTDSGESVVSFDHPIGTEHVRTARLTLTPVRDSRGDALYVFAQVQDVTTELALRRSEEDFRLLVTAVKDYAIFMLDPDGRVASWNAGAAYIKGYPAEEIVGQHFRVFYPEGDRLSRHPEHNLEMALRDGVYAEEGWRVRRDGSTFWARVVITAVYDDAGRHRGFAKVTRDQSEQRAHEEERRRALEQQAHLLTVTAHELRTPAAVIEGAVGMLRDDGDLDPQERRKLLEAMASSALRLQRLISDLGTASDVQTEALALSPEPMSLRHVLTTSADRVRAAHGAAARIQVRVDQDVELVADPLRLGQALDNLLENALRHGRPPVAVSGERAERGIRIVVSDAGSGVQPRLVDRLFERFAHAGPTAGTGLGLYLVREIARLHGGEASYLDDGSGRPAFVIDLPTQPQIPRS; encoded by the coding sequence GTGCTGATCGTTGACGACTCACCGGAGTTGCGCGCCGTCGTGGGCGCGCGGCTCCGGGCGTCGGGCCTGTTCGACGTGGTGGGCGAGGGCGGTGACGGCGGCGCGGCGCTGATGCTGGCGCACGAGCACCAGCCCGACCTCGTGCTGCTCGACACCTCGATGCCGGTGCTCGACGGCCTGGAGTGCCTGCCGCTGGTGCTGGCGGTCTCGCCGGAGAGCAAGGTCGTCATGTACACCGGGTTCGGGGCCGCCGGGCTCGCCGACCGCGCGCGAGAGCTGGGGGCCACGGACTTCGTCGAGAAGTCGGCGCCGCTCGACGTCCTCGTGGACCGCCTGTGGAGCCACGTCGCCGACCCGCTGGCGCCGCCGGTCCCGTCCGGTCCCCGCGGCCGCCCGCTGCGCCTCGCGCGACTCGACGACCCGGCGCCGCAGGCCCAGCGCGTGCTCGACGAGCACCTCGAGCGCTACCGGGAGGTCTTCGACCAGGCCACCATCGGGATGGCGACGATGACCCTCAACGGCAGCATCGTCCGGGCCAACCGCGCACTCGTCGAGATGGTCGGCCGGCCCGCGCAGGACCTGGTCGGCCTCGACTACGGCGTCCTGACCCGTGAGCACGGCGACCAGCTGGACGACGCCCTGGCCCGCGTCACCGACAGCGGGGAGTCGGTCGTCTCGTTCGACCACCCCATCGGGACCGAGCACGTCCGCACCGCTCGGCTCACGCTGACTCCGGTCCGCGACTCCCGCGGCGACGCGCTCTACGTCTTCGCGCAGGTCCAGGACGTCACGACCGAGCTCGCGCTGCGGCGCAGCGAGGAGGACTTCCGCCTGCTCGTCACCGCGGTCAAGGACTACGCCATCTTCATGCTCGATCCCGACGGCCGGGTCGCGAGCTGGAACGCCGGCGCGGCGTACATCAAGGGCTACCCGGCAGAGGAGATCGTCGGCCAGCACTTCCGGGTCTTCTATCCCGAGGGCGACCGGCTCTCCCGCCATCCCGAGCACAACCTGGAGATGGCACTGCGCGACGGGGTGTATGCCGAGGAGGGCTGGCGGGTCCGACGCGACGGGAGCACCTTCTGGGCCCGCGTCGTCATCACGGCGGTGTACGACGACGCCGGTCGGCACCGCGGGTTCGCCAAGGTCACCCGTGACCAGAGCGAGCAGCGGGCTCACGAGGAGGAGCGACGCCGGGCGCTCGAGCAGCAGGCCCACCTGCTGACGGTGACCGCCCACGAGCTGCGCACGCCCGCGGCCGTGATCGAGGGTGCGGTCGGGATGCTGCGCGACGACGGCGACCTCGACCCGCAGGAGCGCCGCAAGCTGCTCGAGGCGATGGCCTCGAGCGCGCTGCGGCTGCAACGGCTGATCTCGGACCTCGGCACGGCCTCGGACGTGCAGACCGAGGCGCTGGCCCTGTCCCCGGAGCCGATGTCGCTGCGCCATGTCCTGACCACGTCGGCCGACCGGGTCCGCGCCGCCCACGGCGCCGCCGCCCGCATCCAGGTGCGGGTCGACCAGGACGTCGAGCTCGTCGCGGACCCCCTGCGGCTCGGGCAGGCACTCGACAACCTGCTCGAGAACGCCCTGCGCCACGGGCGCCCGCCGGTCGCCGTGTCGGGGGAGCGGGCGGAGCGCGGGATCAGGATCGTCGTCAGCGACGCGGGTTCCGGCGTCCAGCCCCGGCTGGTGGACCGCCTCTTCGAGCGGTTCGCCCACGCCGGCCCGACCGCCGGGACCGGGCTCGGGCTCTACCTCGTGCGCGAGATCGCGCGCCTCCACGGAGGCGAGGCGAGCTACCTCGACGACGGGTCCGGCCGCCCGGCGTTCGTCATCGACCTGCCGACCCAGCCGCAGATCCCGCGGTCCTGA
- a CDS encoding adenylosuccinate synthase has translation MPAIVIVGAQWGDEGKGKATDHLGSQVDYVVKFNGGNNAGHTVVIGDEKYALHLLPSGILTPGCTPVIGNGVVVDIDVLFQEIDGLEGRGVDTSKLKLSANAHVIADYNRTIDKVTERFLGSRRIGTTGRGIGPTYADKMNRIGIRVQDLFDEKILTQKVEGALELKGQILTKIYNRRAPSVEQTVEGLLAHAERLAPYVCDTGLLLNDALDRGDVVLMEAGQATLLDVDHGTYPFVTSSSAVSAGACTGTGIPPTRIDQVIAIAKAYTTRVGEGPFPTELHDDNGEFLRKAGWEYGTTTGRPRRCGWMDTVITRYAARVNGVTDFVLTKLDTLTGLAELPVCVAYDVDGVRHDEMPVNQTDFHHAVPIYENLPGWTEDISGCRSFEDLPKAAQAYVEFVEERSGARISVVGVGPEREQAVVRHALR, from the coding sequence ATGCCTGCAATCGTGATCGTCGGAGCCCAGTGGGGCGACGAGGGCAAGGGCAAGGCGACCGACCACCTCGGCAGCCAGGTCGACTACGTCGTGAAGTTCAACGGCGGCAACAACGCCGGCCACACGGTCGTCATCGGTGACGAGAAGTACGCCCTCCATCTGCTGCCCAGCGGCATCCTCACGCCCGGCTGCACGCCGGTCATCGGCAACGGTGTCGTCGTCGACATCGACGTGCTGTTCCAGGAGATCGACGGCCTCGAGGGCCGCGGCGTCGACACGAGCAAGCTCAAGCTCAGCGCCAACGCGCACGTCATCGCCGACTACAACCGGACCATCGACAAGGTCACCGAGCGCTTCCTCGGCTCCCGCCGGATCGGTACGACGGGCCGCGGCATCGGCCCGACGTACGCCGACAAGATGAACCGGATCGGCATCCGGGTCCAGGACCTGTTCGACGAGAAGATCCTCACCCAGAAGGTCGAGGGCGCCCTCGAGCTCAAGGGCCAGATCCTCACCAAGATCTACAACCGCCGCGCCCCCTCGGTCGAGCAGACCGTCGAGGGCCTGTTGGCGCACGCGGAGCGGCTGGCGCCGTACGTCTGCGACACGGGGCTGCTGCTCAACGACGCGCTCGACCGGGGCGACGTGGTGCTGATGGAGGCCGGCCAGGCCACCCTGCTCGACGTCGACCACGGCACCTACCCGTTCGTGACCTCCAGCAGCGCGGTCTCGGCCGGCGCCTGCACCGGCACCGGCATCCCGCCGACCCGGATCGACCAGGTGATCGCCATCGCGAAGGCCTACACCACGCGCGTCGGCGAGGGCCCCTTCCCGACCGAGCTGCACGACGACAACGGCGAGTTCCTGCGCAAGGCCGGTTGGGAGTACGGCACCACCACCGGCCGCCCGCGCCGTTGCGGCTGGATGGACACCGTGATCACCCGCTACGCCGCGCGGGTCAACGGCGTCACCGACTTCGTGCTCACCAAGCTCGACACCCTCACCGGCCTGGCCGAGCTCCCTGTCTGCGTCGCCTACGACGTCGACGGGGTGCGCCACGACGAGATGCCGGTCAACCAGACCGACTTCCACCACGCCGTGCCGATCTACGAGAACCTCCCCGGCTGGACCGAGGACATCTCCGGGTGCCGGTCGTTCGAGGACCTGCCCAAGGCGGCGCAGGCGTACGTCGAGTTCGTCGAGGAGCGCTCCGGGGCGAGGATCTCGGTCGTCGGCGTCGGTCCCGAGCGCGAGCAGGCGGTCGTCCGGCACGCCCTGCGCTGA
- a CDS encoding diguanylate cyclase, translated as MNVVHWMQPRSHRAAARSVSTLCAVGAGVAVLTAPLQHEDLGRSGIAVAGGLVALVIAFSILARRFDERHRLGWAFGPLLAVGALAAIDLLTHDSGVSAQAFFLFPALYGASQLRPPGAALLTAASVSGELVVVLTQLPARAAVVDAVYVSAALVTSAVLLAVASERHARTVAQLERMAAVDPLTGLSTRRVLEKAAASALSGAHSDAGTALVLIDVDHYKAINDGHGHPAGDEVLVQLAGLLLEHSRPTDVVCRLGGDEIAVLLPGCGLDAALARAEEILAAVRDRTFVVGDGTQLDVSVSLGCAHMPTHGDDLRSLYSAADAALYEAKQSGRGRVGTTDALTEGRIPYAQLERVLDLGAAMGASRETILETIQKYVDLVATGSSADVVALYADGATLEDPVGSDVLTTREQIASFYGTLDGLEQSGRLLFARVAGNEAAFSFELATKAGDQTFTLAPIDVMTFDDDGRITSMRAFWSGEDMAVS; from the coding sequence ATGAACGTCGTCCACTGGATGCAGCCCCGCAGCCACCGCGCCGCCGCCCGTTCCGTCTCGACGCTGTGCGCGGTCGGCGCCGGCGTGGCGGTCCTCACCGCGCCCCTGCAGCACGAGGACCTCGGCCGGTCCGGGATCGCGGTCGCGGGCGGTCTGGTGGCGCTGGTGATCGCGTTCAGCATCCTGGCGCGCCGGTTCGACGAGCGGCACCGCCTCGGCTGGGCGTTCGGGCCGCTGCTCGCCGTCGGGGCCCTGGCCGCGATCGACCTGCTGACCCACGACAGCGGCGTCTCGGCACAGGCCTTCTTCCTCTTCCCGGCGCTGTACGGCGCCTCCCAGCTGCGCCCGCCCGGCGCAGCCCTGCTGACCGCGGCGTCCGTGAGTGGCGAGCTGGTCGTCGTCCTCACCCAGCTGCCGGCGCGCGCGGCCGTCGTGGACGCCGTCTACGTGAGCGCCGCCCTCGTCACCTCCGCGGTCCTGCTGGCCGTGGCCAGCGAGCGGCACGCCCGCACGGTCGCCCAGCTCGAGCGGATGGCGGCGGTCGACCCGCTCACCGGCCTGTCGACGCGACGGGTGCTCGAGAAGGCCGCGGCGTCCGCACTGTCCGGCGCGCACAGCGACGCCGGCACCGCACTCGTCCTCATCGACGTCGACCACTACAAGGCGATCAACGACGGGCACGGCCACCCCGCGGGAGACGAGGTGCTGGTGCAGCTCGCCGGCCTGCTGCTCGAGCACAGCCGCCCGACCGATGTCGTGTGCCGCCTCGGCGGCGACGAGATCGCCGTGCTGCTCCCGGGATGTGGCCTCGACGCGGCCCTCGCCCGCGCCGAGGAGATCCTGGCCGCCGTACGCGACCGGACGTTCGTCGTCGGCGACGGCACCCAGCTCGACGTCTCGGTCAGCCTCGGCTGCGCCCACATGCCCACCCACGGCGACGACCTGCGGTCCCTGTACTCCGCCGCCGACGCCGCGCTCTACGAGGCCAAGCAGTCCGGTCGCGGGCGGGTCGGCACGACTGACGCCCTCACCGAAGGGCGCATCCCCTATGCTCAACTAGAACGTGTTCTAGATCTAGGAGCAGCCATGGGCGCCAGCCGCGAGACCATCCTCGAGACCATCCAGAAGTACGTCGACCTCGTCGCGACCGGCTCCTCGGCCGACGTCGTGGCGCTGTACGCCGACGGCGCCACCCTCGAGGACCCGGTCGGCTCCGACGTACTGACCACCCGCGAGCAGATCGCCTCGTTCTACGGCACCCTCGACGGCCTCGAGCAGTCCGGCCGCCTGCTGTTCGCCCGCGTCGCCGGCAACGAGGCGGCCTTCTCCTTCGAGCTGGCCACCAAGGCCGGCGACCAGACGTTCACCCTCGCCCCGATCGACGTGATGACCTTCGACGACGACGGCCGGATCACCAGCATGCGGGCGTTCTGGTCCGGCGAGGACATGGCCGTCAGCTGA
- a CDS encoding carboxyl transferase domain-containing protein, translating to MSTPRRWTARELIDLVLDEGSYESWDTPVDISGHGEDYRAELRAAAEKAGTDESVLTGRGTVRGRPVAFVVNEFRFLAGSIGVAAATRIAAAVRRATAEGLPVLASTSSGGTRMQEGTRAFVQMVEISRALMEHRAAGLPYLVHLRHPTTGGVYASWGSLGHVTVAEPGALVGFLGPKVYEALNGRPFPEGVQLAENLAAHGVIDAVIPVESIPALVDHALGVLVDPPSSPELDRRDPVTRGTTLDHPVWEDIEATRAPGRVGVRDLIRYGAASTLRLKGTDEGERDDSVLIALTRLDGQPCVLVGQDRSRQTPATPMGPGALREARRAMELAEELRLPLVTVIDTPGAELSQHAEEGAMAGEIARCIAGLVTMTVPTVSVILGQGCGGGALALLPAKTVLATERGWLSPLPPEGASVIVHGEPSRAAEMAAQQKVGALDLLADGDVHGVVPEADGDTPETLARAVVAEIAARLADPARTGS from the coding sequence ATGAGCACGCCCCGACGCTGGACCGCCCGCGAGCTGATCGACCTCGTCCTGGACGAGGGCTCCTACGAGTCGTGGGACACGCCGGTCGACATCAGCGGGCACGGCGAGGACTACCGGGCCGAGCTGCGCGCCGCCGCGGAGAAGGCCGGGACGGACGAGTCGGTGCTGACCGGCCGCGGCACGGTGCGCGGGCGGCCGGTGGCGTTCGTGGTCAACGAGTTCCGCTTCCTGGCCGGCTCGATCGGCGTCGCGGCGGCGACCCGGATCGCGGCCGCCGTACGCCGGGCGACGGCGGAGGGCCTGCCGGTGCTGGCGAGCACGTCGTCGGGCGGCACCCGGATGCAGGAGGGCACCCGGGCGTTCGTGCAGATGGTCGAGATCTCGCGGGCGCTGATGGAGCACCGCGCCGCCGGCCTGCCGTACCTCGTCCACCTGCGCCACCCCACCACGGGCGGCGTCTACGCGTCGTGGGGCTCGCTCGGGCATGTCACGGTCGCCGAGCCGGGCGCTCTGGTCGGCTTCCTCGGCCCGAAGGTCTACGAAGCGCTCAACGGCCGCCCGTTCCCCGAGGGCGTCCAGCTGGCCGAGAACCTCGCCGCCCACGGTGTCATCGACGCGGTCATCCCCGTGGAGAGCATCCCGGCGCTCGTCGACCACGCCCTCGGCGTGCTCGTCGACCCGCCGTCGTCGCCCGAGCTCGACCGGCGCGATCCGGTCACCCGCGGCACCACCCTGGACCACCCGGTCTGGGAGGACATCGAGGCGACCCGGGCGCCGGGGCGGGTCGGCGTACGGGACCTGATCAGGTACGGCGCCGCCAGCACGCTGCGGCTCAAGGGCACCGACGAGGGCGAGCGTGACGACTCGGTGCTCATCGCGCTGACCCGCCTCGACGGCCAGCCGTGCGTCCTGGTCGGCCAGGACCGCTCCCGCCAGACACCGGCGACCCCGATGGGGCCGGGTGCGCTGCGCGAGGCCCGGCGGGCGATGGAGCTCGCCGAGGAGCTGCGGCTGCCGCTGGTCACCGTGATCGACACCCCCGGCGCCGAGCTGTCGCAGCACGCCGAGGAGGGCGCGATGGCGGGCGAGATCGCCCGCTGCATCGCCGGGCTGGTGACCATGACCGTGCCGACCGTCTCGGTGATCCTCGGCCAGGGCTGCGGCGGAGGCGCGCTCGCGCTGCTGCCCGCGAAGACGGTGCTCGCGACCGAGCGCGGTTGGCTCTCGCCACTCCCGCCCGAGGGCGCGAGCGTCATCGTCCACGGCGAGCCGTCGCGGGCCGCCGAGATGGCCGCCCAGCAGAAGGTCGGCGCGCTCGACCTGCTCGCGGACGGCGACGTCCACGGCGTCGTCCCCGAGGCCGACGGTGACACCCCCGAGACCCTCGCCCGGGCCGTCGTCGCGGAGATCGCCGCCCGCCTCGCCGACCCGGCTCGAACTGGCTCCTAA
- a CDS encoding diacylglycerol kinase family protein, protein MATRLLLITNGEAGTADREAVDAALAVLREGAEVEVAATSSEDELDDVLEDAGDRRIVVAGGDGSIHAVVQALHSRGDLAGRELALVPLGTGNDFARTLGLPLEPEEAARVVLAGTPRPTDLVVDEDGQVTVNSVHLGAGAEAGKRGARWKERLGRVGYPIGALQTAINPPSLRVRVEVDGEVVVDVDQPVLMVAVGNGASVGGGTELTPDAEPHDGEVDVLIATPRGPLARLGYLVRLPFARHEEHRDVRILRGRTVRVSGTAFECNSDGEIDGPVRSRTWRVQPAAYAMVVPHL, encoded by the coding sequence GTGGCCACGAGACTGCTGCTGATCACCAACGGCGAGGCCGGTACGGCGGACCGGGAGGCCGTCGACGCCGCGCTCGCGGTGCTCCGGGAGGGCGCCGAGGTCGAGGTGGCCGCCACCTCCTCCGAGGATGAGCTCGACGACGTGCTGGAGGACGCGGGCGACCGCAGGATCGTGGTTGCCGGCGGGGACGGCAGCATCCACGCGGTGGTGCAGGCGCTGCACTCCCGCGGCGACCTGGCCGGCAGGGAGCTCGCCCTGGTCCCGCTCGGGACCGGCAACGACTTCGCCCGCACGCTCGGCCTGCCGCTCGAGCCCGAGGAGGCGGCGCGGGTGGTGCTGGCGGGCACCCCGCGGCCCACGGACCTGGTCGTCGACGAGGACGGCCAGGTGACCGTCAACAGCGTGCACCTCGGCGCCGGCGCGGAGGCGGGCAAGCGGGGTGCGCGGTGGAAGGAGCGGCTGGGCCGGGTGGGCTACCCGATCGGGGCGCTGCAGACCGCGATCAACCCGCCGAGCCTGCGGGTCCGGGTGGAGGTCGACGGCGAGGTGGTCGTCGACGTCGACCAGCCGGTGCTCATGGTGGCCGTCGGCAACGGCGCCTCGGTCGGCGGCGGCACCGAGCTCACCCCCGACGCCGAGCCGCACGACGGCGAGGTCGACGTGCTGATCGCGACGCCGCGCGGTCCTCTCGCACGGCTGGGCTACCTGGTCCGGCTCCCGTTCGCACGGCACGAGGAGCACCGCGACGTCCGGATCCTGCGGGGCCGCACGGTGCGGGTCAGCGGGACCGCGTTCGAGTGCAACAGCGACGGCGAGATCGACGGGCCGGTGCGGTCGCGGACGTGGCGGGTGCAGCCGGCGGCGTACGCGATGGTGGTCCCCCACCTCTAG
- the lysS gene encoding lysine--tRNA ligase — MARGQSNQQQDPADWVTRTADLALRHAEQVNGGTLPDLVTCASGISPSGPIHLGNLREFLTVHFVAEEIRRRGINVRHLHSWDDYDRFRKVPAGIDTAWNEHIGRPLSAVPDPTGEFANWGERYKAPLRAALVEMGCDMVEVDQTAMYRSGAYREQVLTAIRKRDEIEAVMARFRTKKVESGDAPDADEDEGHGASEDLARFPYKPYCRGCGRDTVTLTSYDDETTDLAYTCDVCGDSYVTNVATQDEGKLVWKVDWPMRWTFEGVHFEPGGVDHASPGSSYTVGKEIVGPIFGGTAPSFVGYSFVGVAGMPKMSSSKGGVPTAAEALRILEAPILRWLYARRQPKQAFNVDFGQEVLRLYDEWDALTKKAAIPEKRDAAVLAWERASATSTAGTLPTPAVVVPFRMLSSVADVTAGSREITARTVGASEADLEPRLAKAATWITEYVDPEERTTVREAADTDRLASLSEQEEAWLGLLVKRLAAAFDAADQVDGLTTVIYGVPKIARGLTLDDAPTDEVKADQKAFFKLLYHLLVDAERGPRLPTLFAALGHDKVRSLLVP; from the coding sequence GTGGCACGTGGACAGAGCAACCAGCAGCAGGACCCCGCCGACTGGGTGACCCGGACCGCCGACCTGGCGCTGCGGCACGCCGAGCAGGTCAACGGCGGCACCCTGCCCGACCTGGTCACCTGCGCGTCCGGGATCAGCCCGTCCGGGCCGATCCACCTCGGCAACCTGCGCGAGTTCCTCACCGTCCACTTCGTGGCCGAGGAGATCCGGCGCCGCGGCATCAACGTGCGCCACCTGCACAGCTGGGACGACTACGACCGGTTCCGCAAGGTGCCGGCCGGCATCGACACCGCCTGGAACGAGCACATCGGCCGCCCGCTGTCCGCCGTCCCCGACCCGACGGGCGAGTTCGCCAACTGGGGCGAGCGCTACAAGGCGCCCCTGCGTGCCGCGCTCGTCGAGATGGGCTGCGACATGGTCGAGGTCGACCAGACCGCGATGTACCGCTCCGGCGCCTACCGGGAGCAGGTGCTCACCGCGATCCGCAAGCGCGACGAGATCGAGGCCGTGATGGCGCGCTTCCGCACCAAGAAGGTCGAGAGCGGCGACGCCCCGGACGCCGATGAGGACGAGGGCCACGGCGCCAGCGAGGACCTCGCCCGGTTCCCCTACAAGCCGTACTGCCGCGGTTGCGGACGCGACACGGTCACCCTGACGTCCTACGACGACGAGACGACCGACCTCGCCTACACCTGCGACGTGTGCGGCGACTCCTACGTCACCAACGTCGCCACGCAGGACGAGGGCAAGCTGGTCTGGAAGGTCGACTGGCCGATGCGCTGGACCTTCGAGGGCGTGCACTTCGAGCCCGGCGGCGTCGACCACGCCTCGCCCGGTTCGTCGTACACCGTCGGCAAGGAGATCGTGGGCCCCATCTTCGGCGGCACCGCCCCGTCGTTCGTCGGCTACTCGTTCGTCGGCGTCGCCGGCATGCCGAAGATGTCGTCGTCCAAGGGCGGCGTGCCCACCGCGGCCGAGGCGCTGCGGATCCTCGAGGCGCCGATCCTGCGCTGGCTCTACGCGCGCCGGCAGCCCAAGCAGGCGTTCAACGTCGACTTCGGGCAGGAGGTGCTGCGCCTGTACGACGAGTGGGACGCCCTGACGAAGAAGGCCGCGATCCCGGAGAAGCGGGACGCCGCCGTGCTCGCCTGGGAGCGGGCCTCCGCGACGTCGACGGCGGGCACGCTGCCGACCCCGGCGGTCGTCGTACCGTTCCGGATGCTGTCGTCGGTCGCCGACGTCACCGCCGGCTCGCGGGAGATCACCGCGCGCACCGTCGGCGCCTCGGAGGCGGACCTCGAGCCGCGGCTGGCGAAGGCCGCCACCTGGATCACCGAGTACGTCGACCCGGAGGAGCGCACGACGGTCCGCGAGGCCGCCGACACCGACCGGCTGGCGTCGCTGTCGGAGCAGGAGGAGGCGTGGCTCGGGCTCCTGGTCAAGCGGCTCGCGGCCGCCTTCGACGCCGCCGACCAGGTCGACGGGCTCACCACGGTGATCTACGGCGTGCCCAAGATCGCCCGCGGGCTGACGCTCGACGACGCCCCGACCGACGAGGTCAAGGCCGACCAGAAGGCGTTCTTCAAGCTGCTCTACCACCTGCTCGTCGACGCCGAGCGTGGTCCGCGGCTGCCCACGCTGTTCGCCGCCCTGGGGCACGACAAGGTGCGCTCGCTGCTCGTTCCCTGA
- a CDS encoding DUF3151 domain-containing protein → MSITPGADLMAGPPPTHLPVDPAEALLAEGKAPADVVRRLPSSPLAWATLAEQARDGGADDVTVYAYSRVGYHRSLDLLRRNGWKGNGPVPWEHEPNRGFLRALGLLALAARAIGETDEWERCSAFLRDSSPTAYDELLG, encoded by the coding sequence ATGAGCATCACGCCCGGCGCCGACCTGATGGCCGGCCCCCCGCCCACCCACCTGCCCGTCGACCCCGCCGAGGCGCTCCTCGCGGAGGGCAAGGCCCCCGCGGACGTCGTACGCCGCCTGCCGTCGTCGCCCCTCGCCTGGGCGACCCTGGCCGAGCAGGCCCGCGACGGCGGGGCCGACGACGTGACGGTCTACGCCTACTCCCGCGTCGGCTACCACCGCTCGCTCGACCTGCTGCGCCGCAACGGCTGGAAGGGCAACGGGCCGGTGCCGTGGGAGCACGAGCCGAACCGCGGCTTCCTGCGCGCGCTCGGGCTCCTCGCCCTCGCCGCCCGCGCGATCGGTGAGACCGACGAGTGGGAGCGCTGCTCCGCGTTCCTGCGCGACTCCAGCCCGACGGCGTACGACGAGCTGCTGGGCTGA
- a CDS encoding DHA2 family efflux MFS transporter permease subunit produces MTQSASTSPAASAPPAAESNPWPALWALVIGFFMILVDLTIVTVATPTIIEDLDASVNDVVWVTSAYMLAYAVPVLITGRLGDRFGSKYLYLAGLTVFTLASLWCGLTTTVEALILARVVQGFGASMMTPQTMAIITRIFPPAKRGSAMAVWGATAGVAMVVGPILGGVLTDGLGWEWIFFVNIPVGLVAFVMAWRLVPALPTHAHKFDWLGVALSGAAMFLLCFGIQEGHQMDWAGWIIAMIAGGLALFVAFVLWQRFNRAEPLVPLSLFKDRNFSVSNVAIMCMGSIGASFGFPLMLYAQAVRGNSPTQAALLMLPMAVMSIFLAQPVGKLTDRMHPRQVLGFGFAVSLVGFLLLMWRLEPGISVWEIAVPMGVIGIGNAFIWAPTAATANRNLPIQLAGAGAGVYNATRQVGSVLGAAAIAVLMDSRLAHYLPGAAAHGDAGAARIPDPHVAELFSKAMQQSLWLPAVMYAVGLVAVMFYEKPRHEGFGH; encoded by the coding sequence GTGACCCAGAGTGCATCCACCTCCCCCGCGGCGAGCGCGCCCCCGGCGGCCGAGAGCAACCCGTGGCCGGCCCTGTGGGCCCTGGTCATCGGGTTCTTCATGATCCTGGTCGACCTGACGATCGTCACGGTCGCGACGCCGACGATCATCGAAGACCTCGACGCATCGGTCAACGACGTCGTGTGGGTCACCAGCGCCTACATGCTGGCGTACGCCGTCCCGGTGCTGATCACGGGACGCCTCGGTGACCGCTTCGGTTCGAAGTACCTCTACCTCGCCGGCCTCACGGTGTTCACGCTCGCCTCCCTGTGGTGCGGCCTGACCACGACGGTCGAGGCGCTGATCCTGGCCCGCGTCGTGCAGGGCTTCGGCGCCTCGATGATGACGCCGCAGACGATGGCGATCATCACCCGCATCTTCCCGCCGGCCAAGCGGGGCAGCGCGATGGCGGTCTGGGGGGCCACTGCCGGCGTGGCGATGGTGGTCGGCCCGATCCTGGGTGGCGTGCTCACCGACGGCCTGGGCTGGGAGTGGATCTTCTTCGTCAACATCCCGGTCGGCCTGGTCGCCTTCGTCATGGCCTGGCGCCTGGTCCCCGCCCTGCCCACCCACGCTCACAAGTTCGACTGGCTCGGCGTCGCCCTGTCGGGCGCGGCCATGTTCCTGCTCTGCTTCGGCATCCAGGAGGGCCACCAGATGGACTGGGCCGGCTGGATCATCGCCATGATCGCCGGTGGCCTCGCCCTGTTCGTCGCGTTCGTGCTGTGGCAGCGGTTCAACCGTGCTGAGCCGCTGGTGCCGCTCAGCCTGTTCAAGGACCGCAACTTCTCGGTGTCCAACGTCGCGATCATGTGCATGGGCTCGATCGGCGCGTCGTTCGGCTTCCCGCTGATGCTCTACGCCCAGGCCGTCCGCGGCAACTCCCCCACCCAGGCGGCGCTGCTGATGCTGCCGATGGCCGTGATGTCGATCTTCCTGGCCCAGCCCGTTGGCAAGCTCACCGACCGGATGCACCCTCGCCAGGTCCTCGGCTTCGGCTTCGCGGTCAGCCTGGTCGGCTTCCTGCTGCTGATGTGGCGCCTGGAGCCGGGCATCTCCGTGTGGGAGATCGCCGTGCCCATGGGCGTCATCGGCATCGGGAACGCCTTCATCTGGGCCCCCACCGCCGCCACTGCCAACCGCAACCTTCCGATCCAGCTGGCCGGCGCGGGCGCGGGCGTCTACAACGCCACCCGCCAGGTCGGCTCGGTGCTCGGCGCGGCCGCGATCGCCGTCCTCATGGACAGCCGCCTCGCCCACTACCTCCCCGGCGCCGCCGCCCACGGCGACGCCGGCGCCGCCCGGATCCCCGACCCGCACGTGGCCGAGCTGTTCAGCAAGGCGATGCAGCAGTCGCTGTGGCTGCCCGCGGTGATGTACGCCGTCGGCCTGGTCGCGGTGATGTTCTACGAGAAGCCGCGGCACGAGGGGTTCGGGCACTGA